The following proteins are encoded in a genomic region of Gemmatimonadota bacterium:
- a CDS encoding UDP-N-acetylglucosamine--N-acetylmuramyl-(pentapeptide) pyrophosphoryl-undecaprenol N-acetylglucosamine transferase: protein MNVIVAGGGTGGHLYPGLAIARALVRLDPSVVPHFVGAHRGIERDVLPQTEFAHTLLDLHPLYRPKFWRNWRTVRGAVSAWGAMGTLGRALSPRVVIGTGGYASGAALAWAWSRGVPVVQHIGDSHPGLTARMFCRIATEAYLGFPEAESYLPHGGCQYRDTGNPIEPPPDIRQDRAVARARWGFPSNARVLLVFGGSQGARALNQAVAAWVERGLPKQLCVIWATGKAQYDAYSQYDRADVKVVPYLSPIADAYAASDVAFVRGGMMGTSELCAWGVPMIICPLPTAAQDHQTSNAVALERSGAALHLAQRDLSAEQLDATVRSLLDSPARLAALAASAAARARPHAAVEIAQHILHVMRAGTAGAA from the coding sequence GTGAACGTGATCGTCGCCGGTGGTGGCACCGGCGGACATCTGTATCCTGGGCTCGCGATTGCGCGGGCTCTCGTACGACTCGACCCGTCGGTGGTGCCGCACTTCGTGGGCGCACACCGCGGCATTGAGCGCGACGTACTCCCGCAAACAGAGTTCGCGCACACGCTCCTCGACCTGCATCCGCTCTATCGCCCAAAGTTCTGGCGCAACTGGCGAACGGTGCGCGGGGCCGTGAGCGCGTGGGGCGCGATGGGCACACTCGGACGGGCCCTGTCGCCGCGCGTCGTGATTGGCACCGGCGGGTACGCCAGCGGTGCCGCACTTGCGTGGGCTTGGTCGCGCGGCGTGCCGGTGGTGCAACACATTGGCGATAGCCATCCAGGGCTGACCGCGCGCATGTTCTGTCGCATTGCGACGGAGGCGTATCTCGGCTTTCCTGAAGCGGAGTCGTACCTCCCCCATGGCGGGTGCCAGTATCGCGACACGGGAAATCCCATTGAGCCGCCGCCCGACATTCGCCAAGACCGCGCCGTCGCGCGAGCGCGCTGGGGTTTTCCATCGAACGCGCGGGTGTTGCTCGTGTTCGGCGGCAGCCAAGGGGCGCGTGCGCTCAATCAAGCGGTGGCTGCCTGGGTGGAGCGTGGGCTTCCTAAGCAACTCTGCGTCATCTGGGCGACCGGCAAAGCGCAGTACGACGCGTACAGCCAGTATGATCGCGCCGACGTGAAGGTGGTGCCCTATCTCTCGCCGATTGCCGATGCCTACGCCGCGAGCGACGTGGCCTTTGTGCGCGGGGGGATGATGGGCACGTCCGAGTTGTGCGCGTGGGGCGTGCCTATGATCATCTGTCCATTGCCGACGGCCGCTCAGGATCACCAAACGTCGAATGCCGTGGCGCTCGAACGCTCGGGCGCCGCGCTGCATCTCGCGCAGCGCGACCTCTCGGCTGAGCAACTGGATGCGACGGTGCGCAGTCTGCTCGACTCGCCCGCGCGTCTCGCGGCGCTGGCCGCGAGTGCCGCCGCTCGTGCGCGGCCGCACGCGGCTGTTGAAATTGCGCAACACATTCTTCACGTCATGCGCGCCGGCACTGCCGGTGCGGCCTGA
- a CDS encoding putative peptidoglycan glycosyltransferase FtsW → MTTAALPMAGGAVRDRWRIGLDARGLIIVTALLLAFGLATLYSASAFEATQEGKGSAYFLLKQLSGIGVGVIVFAVAAKLDAELWSKYAWWVMGLALFLMLLTVLPFTKFIAPPILGARRYLFHGSVQPSEFAKLAVIVWTAMLVVKKGDQLRRLTKGLLPILVVIGALAITAALEPDLSTVLFYLLQMGIIVFAAGARVGHFVFLGVVISPVLLRETQRLQYVMERILGFADMAGQAHAKVNYQLDQSLIAVGSGGWFGAGFGEGRQQHGFLPLSYDDFIGGSIGEEWGFVGIAALIAVYALWGWLGFRIARQARSTYQQLVAIGITVTMLVTAYLHIGVVTGLLPTTGLTLPFISYGRSNLILSFLMTGILVNIGSQPERVIGDRASDPFGGSR, encoded by the coding sequence ATGACCACGGCAGCGCTGCCGATGGCTGGCGGCGCCGTACGCGACCGCTGGCGTATCGGCCTCGATGCGCGCGGGCTGATTATCGTCACCGCGCTCCTGCTCGCCTTTGGCTTGGCCACGCTCTATAGCGCGAGCGCTTTTGAGGCGACGCAAGAGGGCAAGGGGAGCGCATACTTCCTGCTCAAGCAGCTCTCCGGAATTGGCGTAGGGGTGATTGTCTTTGCGGTCGCTGCCAAGTTGGACGCGGAGCTCTGGAGCAAATACGCCTGGTGGGTGATGGGGCTCGCGCTTTTCCTCATGCTCCTGACGGTGCTCCCTTTTACGAAATTCATTGCGCCGCCGATTCTTGGCGCGCGCCGGTACTTGTTTCACGGCTCGGTGCAGCCCTCGGAGTTCGCGAAGCTGGCGGTGATCGTGTGGACGGCGATGCTTGTGGTGAAGAAGGGCGATCAGCTGCGCCGACTCACCAAGGGCTTGTTGCCCATTCTTGTGGTGATTGGCGCCCTCGCCATCACCGCCGCGCTCGAGCCTGATCTGTCGACGGTGCTGTTCTACCTGTTGCAGATGGGGATCATCGTGTTTGCCGCCGGTGCGCGCGTCGGGCACTTTGTGTTCCTCGGCGTCGTGATCTCGCCGGTGCTCCTGCGCGAGACACAGCGCCTGCAATACGTGATGGAGCGCATCCTCGGCTTTGCCGACATGGCGGGGCAAGCGCACGCTAAGGTGAACTATCAGCTCGATCAGTCGCTCATTGCTGTAGGGTCGGGTGGGTGGTTTGGCGCCGGCTTTGGTGAAGGGCGTCAGCAACATGGGTTCCTTCCGCTGTCGTACGATGACTTTATTGGCGGCAGCATTGGTGAGGAGTGGGGCTTTGTTGGCATCGCGGCGCTCATTGCCGTGTACGCCCTGTGGGGGTGGCTCGGTTTTCGCATCGCTCGTCAGGCGCGGTCCACCTATCAACAGCTCGTGGCCATCGGCATCACCGTGACGATGCTCGTCACGGCCTATTTGCACATTGGCGTGGTTACGGGATTGCTGCCGACCACAGGGCTCACGCTTCCGTTCATTTCGTACGGTCGCTCCAACTTGATCCTGTCGTTTTTGATGACGGGGATTCTCGTGAATATCGGGAGCCAGCCGGAACGGGTGATTGGCGATCGCGCCTCGGATCCGTTTGGAGGAAGCCGGTGA
- the murD gene encoding UDP-N-acetylmuramoyl-L-alanine--D-glutamate ligase, whose amino-acid sequence MIRELLGRGEVAVLGLGRSGQAVSRLLAREGARVYASDGSSDAAVAAVANSLNALGIATTAGAHDLERIARAVLVVTSPGVSPKAPPLVTAAAHGVPIVSEVEVALSFLPTTRCIAVTGTNGKTTVTALIEQLLRSLGVDAVAAGNIGTPLSEVALRAAPPAWVALELSSFQLHDTPSLAPAVGVLTNLAPDHLDRYDAIDDYYADKMRLFARATPASRWVVNGDDAEVMRRTAGIAGTRYTFSLRPGTLGIGGTAGTASVGNLVPSAAPAVHADRWTVLGHDLLSRADIPLLGDHNVANVLAAVLAVAVADPAHATPDALARLVSGVRAFRGMPHRLEIVAERDGVLWINDSKATNVASTRVALDGMTRPTVVLLGGRHKGEPYTGLLDGLSRHARAVIAYGESAALIAADLGGHVPLERIESSFEDVMRRARALAQPGDAVLLSPACSSFDMFTNYEERGAEFRRRVTSV is encoded by the coding sequence GTGATTCGCGAACTCCTCGGTCGCGGCGAAGTCGCGGTCCTCGGCCTTGGCCGAAGTGGCCAAGCGGTGTCGCGGCTCTTGGCTCGCGAAGGGGCGCGTGTGTATGCGTCGGACGGAAGTTCCGACGCGGCTGTAGCCGCCGTCGCCAATTCACTCAACGCGCTGGGGATTGCCACCACCGCTGGCGCCCACGATCTCGAGCGCATTGCGCGTGCCGTACTGGTTGTGACGAGTCCCGGTGTGTCGCCCAAGGCGCCGCCCCTCGTGACGGCCGCAGCGCACGGCGTGCCGATTGTGAGCGAAGTTGAAGTGGCGCTGAGTTTTCTGCCAACCACCCGATGCATTGCGGTGACCGGCACCAATGGCAAAACCACGGTGACGGCGCTGATTGAGCAGCTGCTCCGCTCACTCGGGGTGGATGCGGTGGCGGCGGGGAATATTGGCACGCCGTTGTCGGAGGTGGCGCTGCGTGCGGCGCCGCCCGCATGGGTGGCGCTGGAGCTCTCGAGTTTTCAACTGCACGACACGCCGAGTCTCGCACCGGCCGTCGGTGTGCTCACGAACCTCGCCCCCGACCATCTCGATCGGTATGACGCGATCGACGACTATTACGCCGACAAAATGCGACTGTTCGCGCGCGCCACGCCGGCGAGCCGTTGGGTGGTGAATGGCGATGACGCCGAGGTGATGCGGCGGACGGCTGGCATTGCGGGCACGCGGTATACGTTTTCGCTTCGTCCCGGTACGCTGGGTATTGGTGGCACGGCGGGTACGGCGAGCGTCGGGAACTTAGTCCCGTCTGCTGCTCCGGCTGTGCATGCCGACCGATGGACGGTCTTAGGGCACGATCTCTTGAGTCGTGCGGACATTCCGCTCCTCGGCGACCACAACGTGGCAAACGTGCTGGCGGCCGTGCTGGCAGTCGCTGTTGCCGACCCAGCCCACGCGACGCCCGACGCCTTGGCGCGTCTGGTGAGCGGCGTGCGCGCCTTTCGCGGCATGCCCCACCGCCTTGAGATTGTGGCGGAACGCGACGGCGTGCTCTGGATCAACGATTCCAAAGCGACTAATGTGGCGTCCACGCGCGTGGCGCTGGATGGCATGACCCGTCCGACGGTGGTGCTGTTGGGCGGTCGGCACAAAGGAGAACCGTATACGGGGCTTCTCGACGGGCTCTCGCGCCACGCTCGGGCCGTGATTGCCTATGGGGAGTCGGCGGCGCTCATCGCAGCCGACTTGGGCGGCCACGTGCCGCTGGAGCGGATCGAATCGTCCTTTGAGGATGTGATGCGTCGCGCACGCGCGTTGGCCCAGCCGGGCGACGCGGTGTTGCTGTCTCCTGCCTGTTCGAGTTTCGATATGTTCACCAACTACGAAGAGCGCGGCGCCGAGTTCCGGCGCCGCGTCACGAGCGTATGA
- the mraY gene encoding phospho-N-acetylmuramoyl-pentapeptide-transferase, giving the protein MLYYFLFPLRDHFGPLRVFGYQSFRAAGAAVTALLVAFIFGPMILRRLQQMQIHQVVRAGTPDSHAGKGTTPTMGGLIILVATLLPTLLWMRLDNRYVWLALAVTLWMGGIGFLDDYLKIRQKREGKENKGLVERYKLAGQVICGLVLSIYIWQFPLNQLPGASTTVPFAKYVLIVPATIGMAWLYVPFVTFVMTATSNAVNLTDGLDGLATGLMAIAIGTFAIFAYAMGRVDASAYLQLFYLRNAGELTIFCSAVFGAAIGFLWFNAHPAQVFMGDTGSLALGGALGVVAILLKSEFLYLFIGGVFVTETFSVLIQRTVFKYRRKRFGLEYAQQNRVFLRAPLHHHFELKGWPETQVVVRFWILGILCAFVALGTLKLR; this is encoded by the coding sequence ATGCTCTACTACTTTCTGTTTCCGCTCCGCGACCACTTCGGTCCGCTGCGCGTGTTCGGGTACCAGAGCTTCCGCGCGGCTGGCGCGGCAGTGACGGCGCTCCTCGTCGCGTTCATTTTTGGGCCGATGATTCTGCGACGTCTGCAACAGATGCAGATCCACCAAGTGGTGCGCGCCGGCACGCCCGACTCGCATGCGGGCAAGGGCACCACGCCCACGATGGGCGGCCTGATCATTCTGGTGGCCACCTTGCTGCCCACGCTGCTGTGGATGCGGCTCGACAATCGATATGTGTGGCTCGCACTCGCCGTTACGCTTTGGATGGGCGGCATCGGCTTTCTCGATGACTACCTCAAGATTCGGCAGAAGCGCGAGGGAAAAGAGAACAAGGGACTCGTGGAGCGTTACAAGCTTGCAGGCCAGGTGATCTGCGGCCTCGTGCTCTCGATTTACATCTGGCAGTTCCCGCTCAATCAACTGCCTGGCGCCTCGACCACCGTTCCTTTTGCCAAATACGTGTTGATCGTGCCGGCGACCATCGGCATGGCGTGGCTCTACGTGCCGTTCGTCACCTTCGTGATGACCGCCACCAGCAACGCGGTGAATCTCACCGACGGACTCGACGGACTCGCCACGGGGCTCATGGCGATCGCCATCGGCACCTTCGCCATTTTTGCGTACGCCATGGGACGCGTGGATGCCTCCGCGTATCTCCAGCTGTTTTATCTGCGCAACGCGGGCGAGTTGACGATCTTCTGCTCGGCGGTGTTCGGCGCGGCAATAGGCTTTCTCTGGTTCAATGCGCATCCGGCCCAGGTGTTTATGGGGGATACCGGATCACTGGCCCTCGGCGGCGCGCTTGGTGTGGTGGCGATTCTCTTGAAGAGCGAGTTTCTCTACCTCTTCATTGGTGGCGTGTTTGTGACGGAGACGTTCTCGGTGCTGATTCAACGGACCGTGTTCAAGTACCGCCGGAAGCGTTTTGGACTGGAGTACGCGCAGCAGAACCGCGTCTTTCTCCGAGCGCCGTTGCACCATCACTTTGAACTCAAGGGATGGCCAGAAACACAGGTGGTGGTGCGGTTCTGGATTCTGGGCATCCTCTGCGCGTTCGTGGCCCTCGGTACGCTGAAGCTCCGGTGA